One Mycolicibacterium sarraceniae genomic window carries:
- a CDS encoding F0F1 ATP synthase subunit B/delta: protein MSTFIGQLIGFLVIVAIIWRYVVPPVKRMMANQQDAVRTQLDDSSKATKRLADADKHHAARVGEAKAEAKHIVEEARVDAERIVEQLRAQADVEVERIKVQGGQQIQLLRAQLIRQLRQDLGSESVRRAGELVRAHVADSQAQSATVDRFLDELDSMAPAAFTPETGSDLRSASREAQAAVVEKFDAVSSGLSAEDLSSLSDDLASVAGLLIGEPILARHLAQSSGETDAKKQLVHRLLDGKVGANALAVLETAGSVRWSHTGDLVDVIEHVARLALLLRAERDEQADEVEEQLFRFTRILDEQPRLSTLLGDYTTPAAGRVALLRKILGDGNGANATATALLVQTISLVRGERADEAVLSLAQLAVARRGEIVAHVSAASELGAAQRTRLTEILTRIYNHPVSVQLNIDPSLLGGLSVAVGDEVIDGTLSARLEAAVTQLPD from the coding sequence ATGTCAACCTTCATCGGACAGCTCATCGGCTTTCTGGTCATCGTGGCGATCATCTGGCGGTACGTGGTGCCACCGGTGAAACGCATGATGGCCAATCAGCAGGACGCGGTGCGTACGCAGCTCGACGACAGCTCCAAGGCCACCAAGCGGCTTGCTGACGCCGACAAGCATCACGCGGCGCGGGTCGGCGAAGCCAAGGCCGAGGCCAAGCACATCGTCGAAGAGGCCCGAGTCGACGCCGAGCGCATCGTCGAGCAGCTTCGCGCGCAAGCCGATGTCGAGGTCGAGCGGATCAAAGTTCAAGGCGGACAACAAATTCAGTTGTTGCGCGCCCAGCTGATCCGGCAACTGCGCCAAGACCTCGGCAGCGAGTCGGTGCGACGCGCGGGCGAGCTGGTGCGTGCCCACGTCGCTGATTCGCAGGCGCAGTCGGCCACCGTCGACCGGTTCCTCGATGAACTGGACTCGATGGCGCCGGCCGCTTTCACCCCGGAGACGGGTTCGGATCTGCGGTCGGCCAGCCGCGAGGCGCAGGCCGCGGTGGTGGAGAAATTCGACGCGGTGTCGTCGGGGTTGTCCGCCGAAGACCTGTCGAGCCTGTCCGATGACCTCGCCTCGGTGGCCGGGCTGCTGATCGGCGAGCCGATCCTAGCCCGTCATCTGGCCCAGTCCTCCGGTGAGACCGATGCCAAGAAGCAACTGGTGCACCGGCTTCTCGACGGCAAGGTCGGGGCCAATGCCCTGGCGGTGCTGGAGACCGCGGGATCGGTGCGCTGGTCGCACACGGGGGATCTGGTCGACGTCATCGAACACGTCGCCCGGCTCGCCCTGCTACTTCGCGCCGAGCGCGATGAGCAGGCCGATGAGGTCGAGGAGCAGCTCTTCCGCTTCACTCGCATTCTCGACGAGCAGCCCCGGCTGAGCACTCTTCTCGGCGATTACACGACTCCTGCCGCGGGCCGGGTCGCGTTGCTGCGCAAGATTCTTGGTGACGGCAACGGCGCAAACGCGACCGCGACCGCCCTGCTGGTCCAGACGATCAGCCTGGTGCGCGGCGAGCGAGCCGACGAAGCGGTGCTGTCACTGGCGCAGCTTGCGGTCGCCCGCCGTGGCGAGATCGTCGCCCACGTGAGTGCGGCTTCCGAGCTCGGTGCGGCGCAGCGCACGCGCTTGACCGAGATCTTGACCCGGATCTACAACCACCCGGTTTCGGTGCAGCTGAACATCGATCCCTCCCTGCTGGGCGGCCTTTCGGTCGCCGTCGGCGACGAGGTGATCGACGGGACGTTGTCCGCACGGCTCGAGGCAGCCGTGACGCAACTCCCTGATTAG
- a CDS encoding L-threonylcarbamoyladenylate synthase gives MTQVFDCADASQRAEAITAAAAAVKSGRLVVMPTDTVYGIGADAFDNEAVAALLAAKGRGRDMPVGVLVGSWHTIEGLVYSVPHSARELIRAFWPGALSLVVQQAPSLQWDLGDARGTVMLRMPLHPVAIELLRETGPMAVSSANLSGRRAATTSEEAQRQLADLVQVYLDAGPSQEQAASTIVDLTGSTPRLLREGPISAAAIAEVLGTDVASLTA, from the coding sequence GTGACCCAGGTGTTCGACTGTGCCGACGCCAGCCAGCGCGCCGAGGCCATCACCGCGGCCGCTGCCGCGGTAAAGAGCGGCCGACTGGTGGTGATGCCCACCGACACCGTCTACGGGATCGGCGCTGACGCCTTCGACAACGAGGCTGTCGCCGCGCTCCTGGCCGCCAAGGGCCGCGGCCGCGATATGCCGGTCGGCGTGCTGGTCGGTTCCTGGCACACCATCGAAGGTCTGGTGTACTCCGTTCCGCACAGCGCCCGTGAATTGATCCGCGCCTTCTGGCCCGGTGCGCTGAGCCTCGTTGTGCAGCAAGCCCCCTCGCTGCAGTGGGATCTCGGCGACGCCCGGGGGACCGTTATGCTGCGGATGCCGCTGCACCCAGTGGCCATCGAACTGCTGCGCGAGACCGGCCCGATGGCGGTGTCCAGCGCCAACCTCTCCGGGCGTCGGGCGGCCACGACGTCCGAGGAAGCCCAGCGTCAGCTCGCCGATCTGGTTCAGGTGTACCTCGATGCCGGGCCATCCCAGGAACAGGCCGCCTCGACGATCGTCGACCTCACCGGTTCCACCCCGCGTCTGTTGCGGGAGGGTCCGATCAGCGCCGCGGCCATCGCCGAGGTGCTCGGGACCGACGTCGCCTCCCTGACGGCCTGA
- a CDS encoding glycosyltransferase family 4 protein encodes MVALLASTLADRGAGVPLRELALVGLTAAIITYFGTGWVRVLATRLGAVAYPRERDVHIKPTPRMGGLAMYVGVVTAVFLASQLPALARGFIYSSGMPAVVVAGGLIMGIGLIDDRWGLDALTKFAGQITAASVLVTMGVAWSVLYIPIGGVGTIVLDQVSSILLTLALTVSIVNAMNFVDGLDGLAAGLGLITALAICVFSVGLLRDHGGDVLFYPPAVISVVLAGACLGFLPHNFYRAKIFMGDSGSMLVGLMLAAASTTAAGPISQSAYGARDVFALLSPFLLVFAVMLVPALDTLLAIVRRTRAGRSPLSPDKMHLHHRLLQIGHSHRRAVLLIYLWVGIIAFGAAATIFFDPRYTGAVMLAAIVVAVVVTLVPLLRRRDDDYEGLYDSK; translated from the coding sequence ATGGTTGCGCTCTTGGCGAGCACCCTCGCCGACCGTGGCGCCGGTGTTCCATTGCGCGAGTTGGCACTTGTCGGTCTGACCGCAGCGATCATCACCTACTTCGGCACCGGCTGGGTCCGCGTGCTGGCCACCCGCCTGGGCGCGGTGGCCTACCCGCGCGAGCGCGACGTGCACATCAAACCGACCCCGCGCATGGGCGGGCTGGCGATGTACGTCGGGGTAGTCACCGCCGTCTTCCTGGCTTCCCAGCTGCCGGCGCTGGCCCGCGGTTTCATCTACTCCTCGGGCATGCCCGCGGTGGTGGTCGCCGGCGGGCTGATCATGGGGATCGGATTGATCGATGACCGGTGGGGCCTGGATGCGCTGACGAAATTCGCCGGGCAGATCACCGCGGCCAGCGTGCTGGTCACCATGGGTGTCGCCTGGAGCGTGCTGTACATCCCGATCGGCGGGGTCGGCACGATCGTGCTGGACCAGGTGTCATCAATCCTGCTGACCCTGGCGCTCACGGTGTCGATCGTCAACGCGATGAACTTCGTCGACGGGCTCGACGGACTGGCCGCCGGGCTCGGGCTGATCACCGCTCTGGCGATCTGCGTCTTCTCGGTCGGCCTGCTCCGCGATCACGGCGGCGACGTGCTGTTCTACCCGCCGGCGGTGATCTCGGTGGTGTTGGCCGGTGCCTGTCTGGGATTCCTGCCGCACAACTTCTACCGGGCCAAGATCTTCATGGGCGATTCCGGCTCGATGCTGGTGGGCCTGATGCTGGCGGCCGCGTCCACCACGGCGGCAGGCCCGATATCCCAGAGCGCCTACGGCGCGCGGGACGTCTTCGCCCTGCTGTCGCCGTTCCTGCTGGTATTCGCGGTGATGCTGGTGCCGGCTCTGGACACGTTGCTGGCGATCGTGCGGCGCACCCGCGCCGGCCGCAGTCCGCTGAGCCCGGACAAGATGCATCTGCATCATCGGCTGCTGCAGATCGGGCACTCGCATCGCCGCGCGGTGCTGCTGATCTACCTGTGGGTGGGCATCATCGCGTTCGGCGCGGCCGCCACCATTTTCTTCGATCCGCGCTACACCGGGGCGGTCATGCTGGCCGCGATCGTGGTCGCCGTCGTGGTCACTTTGGTCCCGCTGTTGCGCCGTCGCGACGACGACTACGAGGGACTTTACGACAGTAAGTAG
- the fadD1 gene encoding fatty-acid--CoA ligase FadD1 has translation MAETVQQLLRERLDESTPAVKFGEQVWTWREHLDEAARQAAALIAIADPDRPLHVGTLLGNTPAMLTAMAAAGLGGYVLCGVNNTRRGAALARDIVKADCQILLTDSADRELLEGLDLPGVRVFDVDAPEWAALLAEAGELTPYREVTATDTFMLIFTSGTSGEPKAVQVAQMMVPFAGVALVDRFAITAADVCYLSMPLFHSNALMAGWAVALNAGAAMAPASFSASGLLADLRRYGATYMNYVGKPLAYVLATAEQPDDHDNPLRVAFGNEATDRDIAEFSRRFGCAVWDGFGSTEGAIIITREDDCPPGSVGRGFPGVAIYDSETRTECATAVFDESGALANPDEAIGEIVNTTGGGMFGGYYNDSNATDERLRHGMYWSGDLGYRDADGWIFLAGRTADWMRVDGENMAAAPIERIIQRLPQVSQVAVYPVPDEHTGDQVMAAIVLADGAQLAPADLAEFLAQQSDLSPKAWPRHVWVADELPATATNKVLKRELIARGTQPGAGVVWTRAARATSYAE, from the coding sequence GTGGCCGAGACTGTCCAGCAGCTGCTCCGCGAACGTCTCGACGAATCCACCCCGGCGGTGAAGTTCGGCGAGCAGGTGTGGACGTGGCGCGAACATCTTGACGAGGCCGCCCGACAGGCCGCCGCACTGATCGCGATCGCTGACCCGGACCGGCCGTTGCACGTGGGAACGCTGCTGGGTAATACCCCCGCGATGCTCACCGCCATGGCGGCCGCCGGCCTCGGCGGCTACGTGCTGTGCGGGGTGAACAACACCCGCCGCGGCGCCGCACTGGCTCGTGACATCGTCAAAGCCGATTGTCAGATCCTGCTCACCGATTCGGCCGATCGCGAGCTGCTCGAGGGCTTGGACCTGCCGGGAGTCAGGGTGTTTGACGTCGACGCTCCCGAATGGGCGGCCCTGCTGGCTGAAGCGGGGGAGCTGACCCCTTACCGGGAAGTCACCGCCACCGACACGTTCATGCTGATCTTCACCTCCGGCACCAGCGGTGAACCCAAGGCGGTCCAGGTCGCCCAGATGATGGTTCCGTTCGCCGGTGTCGCGCTGGTCGACCGGTTCGCGATCACTGCCGCCGATGTCTGCTACCTGTCGATGCCGCTGTTTCACTCCAACGCGTTGATGGCGGGCTGGGCGGTGGCACTCAACGCGGGCGCGGCGATGGCGCCCGCGTCGTTCTCGGCATCTGGCCTGCTGGCCGATCTACGCCGCTATGGCGCCACCTACATGAACTACGTCGGCAAGCCGCTGGCCTATGTGCTGGCCACCGCGGAACAGCCCGACGACCACGACAACCCCCTGCGGGTCGCCTTCGGTAACGAGGCCACCGACCGCGACATCGCCGAATTCAGCCGCCGTTTCGGCTGCGCGGTGTGGGACGGATTCGGCTCCACCGAGGGCGCGATCATCATCACCCGCGAGGACGACTGTCCACCCGGCTCGGTCGGCCGCGGGTTTCCTGGTGTGGCCATCTATGACTCGGAGACTCGAACAGAGTGCGCCACAGCGGTTTTCGACGAAAGCGGGGCGCTGGCCAACCCGGATGAGGCGATCGGCGAGATCGTCAACACCACTGGCGGGGGCATGTTCGGCGGCTATTACAACGACAGCAATGCCACCGACGAACGCCTGCGGCATGGTATGTACTGGTCCGGTGACCTCGGCTACCGCGACGCCGACGGCTGGATCTTCCTGGCCGGGCGCACCGCGGACTGGATGCGGGTGGACGGCGAGAACATGGCCGCCGCGCCCATCGAGCGCATCATCCAGCGGCTGCCCCAGGTCAGCCAGGTGGCGGTGTACCCGGTGCCCGACGAGCACACAGGTGATCAGGTGATGGCGGCGATCGTGCTGGCCGACGGTGCCCAGCTCGCCCCGGCAGACCTCGCCGAGTTCTTGGCGCAGCAGTCCGATCTGTCGCCCAAGGCGTGGCCGCGGCACGTCTGGGTCGCCGACGAACTGCCGGCCACCGCCACCAACAAGGTGCTCAAACGGGAGCTCATCGCCCGCGGCACGCAGCCGGGAGCAGGTGTGGTCTGGACGCGCGCCGCCCGGGCCACGAGCTACGCGGAATAG
- the prfA gene encoding peptide chain release factor 1: MTHATVEAVLTEHADLERQLSDPALHNDAGNARRVGRRFAQLAPIVTTYRRLETARGDLDAARELAAEDSSFAAEVPELEARVAELDAHLTDLLAPRDPHDADDIVLEVKSGEGGEESALFAGDLARMYIRYAERHGWTVTMLDETWSDLGGYKDATLSIRSKGDSADGVWSRMKFEGGVHRVQRVPVTESQGRVHTSAAGVLVYPEPEDVEAVQIDESDLRIDVYRSSGKGGQGVNTTDSAVRITHLPSGIVVTCQNERSQLQNKARAMIVLAARLQALAEEQASADASADRASQIRTVDRSERIRTYNFPENRIADHRINFKAHNLDQVLDGELDPLLDALAEADKQARLQQA; this comes from the coding sequence ATGACGCACGCGACGGTTGAAGCCGTGCTGACCGAACACGCTGACCTCGAACGTCAGCTGTCCGATCCTGCCCTGCACAACGACGCGGGCAACGCCCGCCGAGTCGGGCGCCGCTTCGCCCAGCTGGCACCGATTGTCACGACCTACCGCCGGTTGGAGACCGCACGCGGCGACCTCGACGCCGCCCGCGAGCTGGCTGCCGAGGACTCCTCGTTCGCCGCGGAGGTGCCCGAGCTGGAGGCCAGGGTCGCCGAGCTCGACGCCCACCTCACCGACCTGCTGGCTCCCCGTGATCCGCACGACGCCGATGACATCGTCCTCGAGGTCAAATCCGGTGAGGGCGGAGAGGAGTCGGCGCTATTCGCCGGCGACCTGGCCCGGATGTACATCAGGTACGCGGAGCGGCACGGCTGGACCGTCACCATGCTCGACGAGACATGGTCGGATCTCGGCGGTTACAAGGACGCCACACTGTCCATCCGCAGCAAGGGCGATTCGGCCGACGGCGTCTGGTCGCGGATGAAGTTCGAGGGCGGCGTGCACCGTGTCCAGCGGGTGCCGGTCACCGAATCGCAGGGCCGGGTGCACACCTCGGCTGCCGGTGTTCTGGTCTATCCCGAACCTGAAGACGTCGAGGCCGTCCAGATCGACGAGTCCGACCTGCGGATCGACGTGTACCGAAGCTCCGGCAAGGGCGGCCAGGGCGTCAACACCACCGATTCCGCGGTCCGGATCACGCACCTGCCCAGCGGTATCGTCGTGACCTGCCAGAACGAGCGCTCCCAGCTGCAGAACAAGGCCCGCGCGATGATCGTGCTGGCCGCGCGTCTGCAGGCGCTGGCCGAAGAACAGGCTTCAGCGGATGCCTCCGCCGACCGGGCCAGTCAGATCCGCACCGTCGACCGCAGCGAGCGAATCCGCACCTATAACTTCCCGGAGAACCGGATCGCCGATCACCGGATCAATTTCAAGGCGCACAACCTCGACCAGGTGCTCGACGGCGAGCTCGACCCGCTGCTGGACGCGCTGGCCGAGGCCGATAAGCAGGCAAGGCTGCAGCAGGCATGA
- a CDS encoding ATP synthase subunit I, with translation MTTPAHDAPLVFPSVAFRPVRLLAICAVLTAVVVIAAATAGPYIMFGVFFGVGLALGLLNAVLVQRSVESITAGDHPLKRKMALNSATRLLVITAIGLTIAILFRPLGLGVLFGLALFQVLLVLSTALPVWKKIRTGDDDAADVTTAPGAAGSADEAPKD, from the coding sequence GTGACGACGCCAGCGCACGATGCGCCGTTGGTGTTCCCGTCCGTTGCCTTCCGGCCCGTGCGGCTGCTTGCGATCTGCGCGGTGCTGACGGCGGTCGTCGTCATTGCGGCCGCGACGGCAGGGCCCTACATCATGTTCGGCGTCTTCTTCGGTGTCGGCCTGGCGCTGGGTCTGCTCAACGCGGTGCTCGTGCAGCGGTCGGTGGAGTCGATCACCGCGGGGGATCACCCGCTCAAGCGCAAGATGGCCCTCAACTCGGCGACGCGGCTGCTGGTGATCACCGCGATCGGGCTGACCATCGCGATCCTGTTCCGCCCGCTCGGGCTCGGCGTGCTTTTTGGCTTGGCGTTGTTCCAAGTTCTGCTGGTTTTGAGCACAGCGTTGCCGGTGTGGAAAAAAATTCGCACCGGAGACGACGACGCGGCTGACGTAACGACGGCTCCCGGGGCTGCTGGCTCCGCCGACGAAGCACCGAAGGATTGA
- the prmC gene encoding peptide chain release factor N(5)-glutamine methyltransferase yields MTRLRQAIDMATAALAEAGIDSARTDAELLAAHLVGVNRGRLAAIDEPDADFFTRYDEVIGARRSRIPLQHLTGSAAFGPLELRVGPGVFIPRPETEALLEWAMAQSLPAHPLIVDLCTGSGALAVALATHWPRARVIAVDDDATALDYARRNAESTTVELVQADVTVPGLLTELRGSVDLVVSNPPYIPAGAVLDPEVADHDPAHALFGGTDGMAVIVPIASLAGDWLKPGGLFAVEHDDSTSDYTVETISSTRVFTSITPRRDLAGRPRFVTACRDRRDTKEPA; encoded by the coding sequence ATGACGCGCCTGCGGCAAGCCATTGATATGGCTACCGCTGCCCTCGCCGAGGCGGGTATCGACTCGGCGCGCACCGATGCTGAGCTGCTGGCCGCGCACCTGGTCGGCGTCAACCGTGGCCGGCTGGCCGCGATCGACGAGCCCGACGCCGATTTCTTCACCCGCTACGACGAGGTGATCGGCGCTCGGCGCAGCCGGATCCCGCTGCAACACCTCACCGGCTCGGCGGCGTTCGGGCCGCTGGAGCTGCGGGTCGGGCCCGGGGTGTTCATCCCGCGCCCGGAGACCGAAGCCCTGCTGGAATGGGCCATGGCCCAAAGCCTGCCCGCGCATCCGCTGATCGTGGACCTGTGCACCGGATCGGGTGCACTGGCCGTCGCGCTGGCCACGCACTGGCCGCGGGCACGGGTGATCGCCGTCGATGACGACGCGACCGCACTGGACTACGCGCGCCGTAATGCCGAATCGACGACGGTCGAGTTGGTGCAGGCCGACGTCACCGTCCCCGGGTTACTCACAGAGCTGCGCGGTAGCGTCGACCTCGTGGTGTCCAATCCGCCGTACATCCCCGCCGGGGCAGTGCTGGATCCCGAAGTGGCCGACCATGACCCGGCGCATGCGCTGTTCGGCGGCACCGACGGTATGGCCGTCATCGTGCCGATCGCGAGTCTGGCCGGCGACTGGCTCAAGCCCGGCGGCCTGTTCGCCGTCGAGCATGACGACTCCACATCGGATTACACCGTCGAAACCATTAGCAGCACGAGGGTTTTCACGTCAATAACCCCACGTCGCGATCTGGCCGGCCGGCCCCGGTTCGTGACGGCCTGCCGCGACCGACGCGACACGAAGGAGCCAGCGTGA
- a CDS encoding F0F1 ATP synthase subunit C produces MADPTIVAGALIGGGLILGGGAIGAGIGDGIAGNALISGIARQPEAQGRLFTPFFITVGLVEAAYFINLAFMALFVFATPGAS; encoded by the coding sequence ATGGCAGACCCCACCATTGTCGCTGGCGCCCTGATCGGCGGCGGCCTCATCTTGGGCGGCGGTGCCATCGGCGCCGGCATCGGCGACGGTATCGCCGGCAACGCCCTGATTTCCGGCATCGCCCGGCAGCCTGAGGCCCAGGGACGGCTGTTCACGCCGTTCTTCATCACCGTTGGTCTGGTGGAGGCGGCGTACTTTATCAACCTGGCGTTCATGGCCCTGTTCGTGTTCGCCACGCCTGGCGCTTCCTAG
- a CDS encoding TetR/AcrR family transcriptional regulator: MTASADADSQQAARSVQERLVDAAELCLRAKGIRATTVSEVAEAAGVSRGWLYRHYPDKASLLGAAIVRLNNAFWAESHQVLDAIDAFEEQLAVGVRLGRSAYDSPGALVMQLRRDEPEEFAACAGAGVQGLVPDLGRFWQPYLEAARDRGEIHAETQLDEAAEWVARLQISLGTVPGETLDPDDYDAVLRFMRRYVLPGLRVAPAAQ, translated from the coding sequence GTGACTGCCAGCGCCGACGCCGACAGCCAGCAAGCGGCCAGATCCGTCCAGGAACGACTGGTCGACGCCGCTGAACTCTGTCTGCGAGCCAAAGGCATTCGAGCAACGACGGTATCCGAGGTGGCCGAGGCCGCAGGCGTATCGCGAGGCTGGCTGTATCGGCACTACCCCGACAAGGCGTCCCTGTTGGGTGCGGCGATCGTGCGCCTCAACAACGCGTTCTGGGCCGAATCGCATCAGGTATTGGACGCGATCGACGCCTTCGAAGAGCAATTGGCAGTCGGGGTGCGACTGGGCCGCAGCGCCTACGACTCCCCCGGCGCGCTCGTGATGCAGCTGCGCCGCGACGAACCTGAAGAGTTCGCGGCCTGCGCCGGCGCCGGTGTGCAGGGCCTGGTGCCCGATCTCGGGCGGTTCTGGCAGCCCTACCTGGAAGCGGCGCGCGATCGGGGTGAGATCCACGCTGAGACGCAACTCGACGAGGCCGCCGAGTGGGTGGCCAGGCTTCAGATCAGCCTCGGCACCGTTCCCGGCGAGACACTGGACCCCGACGACTACGACGCGGTGCTGCGGTTCATGCGCCGATACGTCCTGCCGGGCTTGCGCGTGGCACCCGCGGCACAGTAA
- a CDS encoding RsiV family protein, with translation MSTRSHRGAVVVVALAIGLTACGGSAGTKGTTTGTSKAATTSASAGASPTTAAPTSGVSNKQKYSVTRSTAGDATTDGRGRWTLVVDTITGGDPRVAGAFNNAVHASASGQLEPVKTSADPDGTWTFETQPQIYFGGASVSELISGIYVHVPSAHPSSYVSTVVIDSRSGKPVTLADLFIDQQAGLNRLSEQTKALLPGVSGVGPTPMPDEPGNAPTEANFANWIPTPDGLEIHFADYQFFHGTPTITVPWSALDGLLAPGMDALRT, from the coding sequence ATGAGCACACGCAGCCATCGAGGAGCGGTCGTCGTCGTGGCGTTGGCAATCGGGCTCACCGCCTGTGGTGGGTCCGCAGGCACCAAGGGCACCACGACAGGGACCTCCAAGGCCGCTACGACATCGGCCAGTGCCGGCGCGTCACCTACTACGGCCGCGCCGACCAGCGGCGTCTCTAACAAGCAGAAGTACTCGGTCACCCGTTCCACCGCCGGAGATGCCACCACCGACGGCCGGGGCCGCTGGACACTGGTGGTCGACACCATTACCGGTGGTGATCCCCGGGTCGCCGGGGCGTTCAACAACGCAGTGCACGCATCAGCGTCCGGACAGCTCGAACCGGTCAAGACCAGCGCCGATCCGGACGGGACCTGGACGTTTGAGACCCAGCCACAGATCTACTTTGGCGGTGCATCGGTGTCGGAACTGATCAGCGGCATTTATGTGCATGTTCCGTCGGCTCATCCGAGCAGCTATGTGAGCACCGTGGTGATCGACTCGCGGTCGGGTAAGCCCGTCACGCTCGCGGATCTGTTCATCGATCAACAGGCCGGCCTAAATCGGCTCTCGGAGCAGACGAAGGCGCTGCTGCCCGGGGTCAGCGGAGTCGGGCCGACGCCGATGCCCGACGAGCCGGGCAACGCGCCGACAGAGGCGAACTTCGCCAATTGGATCCCCACGCCCGATGGGCTGGAGATCCACTTCGCCGACTACCAGTTCTTCCACGGGACGCCGACGATCACGGTTCCGTGGTCGGCGTTGGACGGGCTGCTGGCGCCCGGGATGGACGCGCTGCGGACGTAG
- the atpB gene encoding F0F1 ATP synthase subunit A, which produces MSERILAEAAIEVGHHPTAEWLGLTVNTDTVLATAIAGAVVIALAFVLRAKVTATGVPGGVQLLWETLTTQMRGQIESAIGMKVAPFVLPLAVTLFIFILIANWISVLPVQYGTADGGTHELLKPPAADINFVLALALFVFLCYHAAGIWRRGLIGHPVKVLKGHVAFLAPINLVEEIAKPISLSLRLFGNIFAGGIMVALIALFPPYIMWAPNAIWKTFDLFVGLIQAFIFALLTILYFSQSMELDEEHH; this is translated from the coding sequence ATGAGTGAACGAATCCTCGCCGAGGCCGCCATCGAGGTCGGCCATCACCCCACCGCCGAGTGGCTGGGGCTGACGGTGAACACTGACACGGTTCTGGCGACGGCGATCGCCGGTGCTGTTGTCATCGCTCTGGCCTTCGTGCTGCGCGCGAAGGTGACGGCCACAGGTGTGCCCGGCGGTGTGCAACTGCTCTGGGAGACCCTGACCACTCAGATGCGGGGCCAGATCGAGTCGGCGATCGGCATGAAGGTCGCCCCGTTCGTGCTACCGCTGGCCGTGACGCTGTTCATCTTCATCCTGATCGCCAACTGGATCTCGGTGCTGCCGGTGCAGTACGGGACCGCAGACGGCGGTACCCACGAGCTGCTCAAGCCGCCCGCTGCCGATATCAACTTCGTGTTAGCGCTCGCGCTGTTCGTGTTCCTCTGCTACCACGCGGCCGGCATCTGGCGTCGCGGTCTGATCGGCCACCCGGTCAAGGTGCTGAAGGGTCACGTCGCGTTCTTGGCCCCGATCAACCTCGTCGAGGAAATCGCCAAGCCGATCTCGTTGTCACTCCGACTTTTCGGCAATATCTTCGCCGGCGGCATCATGGTCGCGCTGATCGCGCTGTTCCCGCCCTACATCATGTGGGCGCCCAACGCGATCTGGAAGACGTTCGACTTGTTCGTCGGCCTGATCCAGGCGTTCATCTTCGCGCTGTTGACGATTCTCTACTTCAGCCAGTCCATGGAACTGGATGAGGAGCACCACTGA
- a CDS encoding F0F1 ATP synthase subunit B yields the protein MGEHSVTLLAAGQEGSAGGTQNFLVPNGTFFFVLAIFLIVLAVIGTFVVPPIQKVLGEREKMVAKTTEDNRKANEFEAAADSDYRKEMASARAGASAIRDEARSEGRKILDEHKGRASEEAAAMLQQAANELTLQGDSVAADLRSSVDSLSATLASRVLGVSLTNGVTSESATTAPGR from the coding sequence ATGGGGGAGCACAGCGTCACCCTGTTGGCGGCCGGTCAAGAAGGAAGTGCTGGTGGCACCCAGAACTTCCTCGTCCCCAACGGCACCTTCTTCTTCGTCCTGGCCATTTTCTTGATCGTGCTGGCCGTGATCGGCACATTTGTCGTGCCGCCGATCCAGAAGGTGCTCGGTGAGCGCGAGAAGATGGTCGCCAAGACCACCGAGGACAACCGCAAAGCCAACGAGTTCGAGGCCGCTGCCGACTCCGATTACCGCAAGGAGATGGCTTCGGCCCGCGCCGGGGCTTCCGCCATCCGCGACGAGGCCAGGTCGGAAGGTCGCAAGATCCTCGACGAGCACAAGGGCCGCGCCAGCGAGGAAGCAGCGGCGATGCTGCAGCAGGCCGCCAATGAGCTCACGTTGCAAGGCGATTCCGTCGCGGCCGACCTGAGGTCGTCGGTGGACTCGCTGTCGGCAACGCTGGCCAGCCGGGTCCTGGGTGTCAGCCTCACTAACGGCGTCACCAGCGAGTCGGCGACTACGGCGCCGGGAAGGTAG
- the rpmE gene encoding 50S ribosomal protein L31, whose translation MKTGIHPAYAETNVVCGCGNSFTTRSTKDGGQITVEVCSQCHPFYTGKQKILDSGGRVARFEKRYGKRKTADSADK comes from the coding sequence ATGAAGACAGGGATTCATCCCGCCTACGCCGAGACCAACGTGGTCTGCGGTTGTGGCAACTCGTTCACCACCCGTAGCACCAAGGACGGCGGCCAAATCACCGTCGAGGTGTGCTCCCAGTGCCACCCGTTCTATACCGGCAAGCAGAAGATCCTCGACAGCGGCGGCCGCGTGGCCCGCTTCGAGAAGCGCTATGGCAAGCGCAAGACGGCGGATTCGGCCGACAAGTAG